Below is a window of Prosthecobacter algae DNA.
CCAATGGGCGCTCAGGAACGCCGCCAGTTCCTCCGTGGTCGGAGGCAGCAGCTTGATGGCTTGGAACCGCGTCTGGAACCGCTCGGTCAGCAGGTCTAATTGCAGGTTGCTCGTGCCGAGGAACGCGCGGCCCGGAGGCAGACGGTCCAGGTAGGTGAGCAACAAGTCCTGCGCTTCACGGGAACAGCGGTCCAGCTCATTGACGATCTTGACCGACCATGAACTGAACAGGCTGCCATAAGGAAGCTGTCGCATCCACTCGCGCACGAGGTCCACTGTTACTTCACGTCCGTTGTAGTCCTCGATGGACAGCGGCGTGCCGGCCAACTGCAATGCCACCAGTTCCACCACGCTGGTCTTGCCCACACCCGGCGGGCCATAGAGCAGGAGCTTCATCGTGGCTGAAGGATCACTGGCAAGCCGCTTGGCTTTGCTCGCCTGCGCCATCGCCACACGTTTGGCCTGGCCGATCAAGTCCTCCGCCGTGCGTGGTCGCCAGTTCATCGGCGATGATGGAGCTTGTTTGAGAACACGTTCACGCGGCTTGGATGCCATGATGGACCTCCTTTCCATGAGTCGTGGAGAGCGTCGTAATCGCGGCCGTGATGGCCCGTGCGCCCTTCTTGTAGAGCGTGACGGCCAGCAGTTCGCCGTCGAACCACACGGCCCAGTACCGCGAACCATACTTGGTGATGGTGAGCCGATCAGTCATGGGTCCAGCCCTCCCGACGGATGCGTGCTTTCACGGAGTTCACCGACAACTTAAACTGCGCGGCGGCCTGCTTGATGGAACCGGTGCGGCGATACAACCGCTTCACCGCTTTCCAGTCCACCAGCGTGCCATTGGTGGTCACACTTGTGAGCTTGCGTCGCGGCTTCGGCGGCGTGGACGTGGGCGTGGGCGTGCCGATGATCTGGTCCACCGCAGGCGTGAACGCATCAAAGCGCTGCGGCGGTGGCGGCGGATCATCAGGCGTGATGCGGGCTTCGCGCAGGTTGGCGAGTTGTTCTCTGACTGCCGCACTCGCAATGGGGCGGATCATCTGCTCGACCGTGGCCGGAGCTTGCCCACCATTGAGGCGTTGCAGGGCCTCGACGAGCCGCGCATCGACGATGCTCTGGATCAGCTCGATGGGGATTTCCGTGATGGCATACACCACACCGGTCAGCGAGTTGAGCCCCATCAGGGCTTTCATTTGTTCACGGGCTTCACGCGGGGAGTCGGCCTCTACACGGTCATCGAACAGGACTTGGCCAGCACGGCTGGCGATTAGTTTGAAGAGTTTCATTGTCGTTTTGTTTTGGGTTTTGGGTTAGCAGGCAAAAAGGCAGGACTGGTGGCGGGGAAGGTGATCCGCAGGCTGCGTAGCCTTGCGGCGTGCTTGTGCAGATTTCAGGCGTGGCAGGAAGAACGTGTTGCTCACTTTCATGCCTCGCCACGCTTCCCATGGACCGAAGAGGCGGGTTTCATGAGCGTTCATCCACACCCAGCGCCCTGGCAGCTTATTGAGCGCCTCAGGGCCGGTGGTGTGGACCACCAGTGCCGCTGCGCGGGTGTCACTCATCGGCGAGGTCGGCAGCGGCTCCTTGCGATGCTGCTCAAGCCGCATCAGGGCATCCACATACCCGCTCCATGTGCCGTTGTGGAACAGCACGCTCTCGGCCATGCCCGAGAGGCTCATGCTGGCCTTCGGCGTGACAGGGAAGGGATGACACAATCGCGCATCAACTCCGCCCACGCTGGCCCAGCGGAAGTGGATGACCACTTCGCCCTCCAGCTTCTTGAGCAGAGTGATGAGTTCACCGGTGCTGAGGTTCTTCTGCCATTTTACGCGGCCACTTTCCCGCCATGCCACGCCCGCACCATGCGGGTTGGCTTCATGACAGGCATACAGCACCTCGGGCTTCGGGCGCACAGTTTCAGGACATATCAGGATCACACACATATCAGGTTCGTTTCTTGGGTTCGTTGTTCTTGGGTTTGGCCCATCTATCCGCAGTCTGCGTATAGCTCGGGCAAAGGGTTAGAGGTTCGCGTCGGGGTAGCGGCTATCGAACTGCTGGCAGAGCCGCTGCGCGTTCTTGCGGTAGTGGCGGAACTCCGAGTGCAGTTTGCCGAAGAGGCCGAGAGCGACGGGCCGCGCACTGCCCGTCCATCCGAGGTAGTCCCACAGGAAGCGCAGCCCATCGGAGGCCGTGGCGGTGCGCTTGGCTTGGATCTTGTTCTTGCCGAACCCGCCGAGGCATTGGACCTCGTGAGCGCGGCGACACAGGCCGAGCACGCTGGCGAGGTGATGCAGGATCTTCTCGATGTTCAGCGTGCCGGCAAAGACGCGGAACTCCACCACTCCGACGAACCTCCCGTTGCGGTCACGCTTGAACGCTTTTCTAAAGTTCACCATGCCGCGCCCGCATTGCTCAGCGCACTCGGCTTTCACGCGTTCCTCCTCGCAGGTGACTATTTTGAGCATGTGCTCGGCGGTCTGCTCATACAGCGGGTGGCTGTAGTGGTTGAGGTGGCGGTCCGTCCCGGTCTGGCCGTAGAGGCTGCGAGCGTGCCAGCGGGCGATGTGAGCGAGTTTGCGGATGAACTCGCTCACCGCTTTCGTGTCGGAAGTGCCGATGATGGACTCAATGCCCACGGTGATGTGACAGCCGCAGGAGCGATCCACCGTGGCACCGAGGGCATTGAGCCATTCAACGAATCCGATCAGATGCTCCACTCCCTGCTCGCCATGCAGGATGGGAGAGACAAACTCGCAGGGTATCTGCCCGGCGTCGCAGCGAATGGAGCCATCGCGTTCCGCCTTCCATGTGTCGGCGTTGAAGGCAGGAGCATTGCTGCGGCCACCAGCCAGCGTGATGCCAGTGGTGACGGGATGCCCGGCGTGATAGTTGCCCACCGACACGTTGCTGGTCTGAGGCAGGCGGGTTTCCAGTTCGATGCCCCACTGGATGAGGGCGGCTTTGGGATCGGCGGGTTTCATGTGGAGGAATGGATGCGGGTGGCTGGCCCCATGCAGGGCACCCCTTGGCCTCGTCACCGTGGCCGCGTGTGTCGCACCGTTTTGATCACCATTTAGCGAACCGCTTATGAGAGGTCCCACAGCTCGCGGAACCCGATGAACTTCGGGAACCTGGGCGTTTCCTTTGCGCCGCTGGGTTGGTGCATGAACTTCACCATCCTGCCAATGAGCAACTCACGCTGCTGCCACAGGGTGAAGCGGTCCACACCACCGACGACATGGTTGTAACCCAGCCGGAACTCGATGCCCGTCTCCACATGCTTGACGACAAAGCCACCGAGTTCGCCGCGCCCGACCATGCCGGACTGCGCCATGCTGCGTTTGGTGCGGCCAAACGCGTCCTTCTCAGCCGCGTTGTGATTGCTCATGCCCTCGTAAGTGTCGAGCACCACCGCCTCTGCGTCCTCGAAGCGTTTGATCTTGAGCAGGTAGCCCTCGCGCTCCGTGGACCGCCCGCACTTGTAGGGGGAACCCGGCGTGCGGATCATGACGCCTTCATAGCCTTCATTCACGCAGCGCTCCTCATAGGACATCAAATCATCGAGCGTGTGGATCTGCTCAGGCAGCACTTTATCGACGCGCTGGTAATCAGGCAGACGCGCCAGTTCCTGCATCCGGCAGGCATAAGGAACGTCAATGCCCTCGCTCACATAGTCGAAGACGGCGAAGGTGAAGTCAGGCTCACCGCTCTCGCGGCCCACATGCCCGGCGGTTTCGTTGAAGGTGGTGCCTTTCACGATCAGTTCGCCATCCAACCCATCAGGCAGGTTGCCTTCGATCCACTCGCGGATGAAGCGGTTGGACACGGGTTTAAAACTGCGGGTCAGCGCACGTCCGTTGAGCTTGAGGCAGCGGATGCCATCGAGTTTGGGCGTGGCGAGCAGCGGGAAGCTGAGGGCATGGAGACGCTCGCACTTGTCGGCGAGCATGGGTTTGGTGATGGGCGATGAGGCGGTGGTGTTCATGGGCATGGAGGGGTGGCTTGTTGACCAGCGCTGGGCTGGGCTCCCTCCGGCCTCGTCACCGTGACCTTGTGTGTCGCACCGTTTTGATCACCATGTGACGGAGTCGCAGGACACCGTTGTCCATCCATGATTGGCACCATTTGAACGGCACTCGTTTGTAACCATCAACACCCCGCATCAGCATGACCTTGTGAAGGCGCGTAGGAAGCGTTTTACGATGGGGACCGCTCCGCAAGGTATGGCTGTATAGCCCAGCCTCACATGCACTTGTTGAGATTATCAGCGTGCCTTGTTGCGAC
It encodes the following:
- a CDS encoding amidoligase family protein, producing MKPADPKAALIQWGIELETRLPQTSNVSVGNYHAGHPVTTGITLAGGRSNAPAFNADTWKAERDGSIRCDAGQIPCEFVSPILHGEQGVEHLIGFVEWLNALGATVDRSCGCHITVGIESIIGTSDTKAVSEFIRKLAHIARWHARSLYGQTGTDRHLNHYSHPLYEQTAEHMLKIVTCEEERVKAECAEQCGRGMVNFRKAFKRDRNGRFVGVVEFRVFAGTLNIEKILHHLASVLGLCRRAHEVQCLGGFGKNKIQAKRTATASDGLRFLWDYLGWTGSARPVALGLFGKLHSEFRHYRKNAQRLCQQFDSRYPDANL
- a CDS encoding ATP-dependent DNA ligase, whose translation is MNTTASSPITKPMLADKCERLHALSFPLLATPKLDGIRCLKLNGRALTRSFKPVSNRFIREWIEGNLPDGLDGELIVKGTTFNETAGHVGRESGEPDFTFAVFDYVSEGIDVPYACRMQELARLPDYQRVDKVLPEQIHTLDDLMSYEERCVNEGYEGVMIRTPGSPYKCGRSTEREGYLLKIKRFEDAEAVVLDTYEGMSNHNAAEKDAFGRTKRSMAQSGMVGRGELGGFVVKHVETGIEFRLGYNHVVGGVDRFTLWQQRELLIGRMVKFMHQPSGAKETPRFPKFIGFRELWDLS
- a CDS encoding ATP-binding protein, whose translation is MNWRPRTAEDLIGQAKRVAMAQASKAKRLASDPSATMKLLLYGPPGVGKTSVVELVALQLAGTPLSIEDYNGREVTVDLVREWMRQLPYGSLFSSWSVKIVNELDRCSREAQDLLLTYLDRLPPGRAFLGTSNLQLDLLTERFQTRFQAIKLLPPTTEELAAFLSAHWAVPSVTANQIAVGSGGCVRAALADLESYLDHQPS